A region from the Anoplolepis gracilipes chromosome 2, ASM4749672v1, whole genome shotgun sequence genome encodes:
- the LOC140674044 gene encoding uncharacterized protein, whose protein sequence is MEYRLRQGLHRLASPRLRLGVLRGQHLGGWGGANWIEARNAARLAVTEVVRRIEAVGLKVALQKTEAVFMHDGSHGALPETRLPLGRDTLVSVGLSFKYLGLQVDGTWRFREHFALLTPKVAKASAAFGNLLPNLGGPGGVVRRLWCGTVQAMTLYEAPIWAERVVGDRVLRETLRRIQRPMALRAARAYRIVSHRAATILAGLPPWELVTCSHA, encoded by the coding sequence ATGGAATATCGCCTACGACAGGGTCTTCACCGGCTGGCTTCCCCTAGGCTGCGACTTGGTGTGCTACGCGGACAACACCTTGGTGGCTGGGGGGGGGCCAATTGGATAGAGGCGCGCAACGCGGCGAGGCTGGCGGTGACAGAGGTGGTGCGCCGAATAGAGGCGGTCGGGCTGAAGGTCGCGCTACAAAAAACCGAAGCCGTGTTCATGCACGACGGCTCTCATGGGGCGCTACCGGAAACCCGATTGCCTCTGGGAAGAGACACCCTGGTATCTGTGGGACTGAGTTTTAAATATCTCGGCCTCCAGGTAGACGGCACCTGGAGGTTCAGGGAGCACTTTGCTCTCCTGACCCCCAAAGTGGCCAAGGCCTCCGCGGCGTTCGGCAATCTCCTGCCCAACCTCGGAGGGCCTGGAGGCGTCGTCAGACGCCTCTGGTGCGGGACGGTCCAGGCCATGACCCTATATGAGGCCCCGATCTGGGCCGAGAGAGTCGTGGGAGATCGCGTATTGCGCGAAACGCTTAGAAGAATTCAGCGTCCCATGGCCCTACGGGCGGCGCGGGCATACCGCATCGTCTCGCACAGGGCGGCCACGATCCTGGCCGGCCTGCCCCCATGGGAGCTGGTGACATGTTCCCACGCTTAA